A single genomic interval of Aegicerativicinus sediminis harbors:
- a CDS encoding PfkB family carbohydrate kinase — protein sequence MSQLLIVGTVAFDAIETPFGKSDKILGGAATFIGLAASQFDINSAIVSIVGGDFPKEYLSLLERRNIDTTGIEIVEDGKTFFWHGRYHNDMNSRDTLVTELNVLADFNPIVPASHKNSEIVVLGNLHPQVQISVLEQMETKPKMAILDTMNFWMDNTPEDLNRVIGMVNAITINDAEARQLTGEYSLLVAARKIQQMGPEYVVIKKGEHGALLFHEDEIFYAPALPLEEVFDPTGAGDTFAGGFAGYLACTRDIEFNNIKNAVIYGSALASFSVEKFGTQRMLDLKPQELRERLEQFKQLTQFEIELT from the coding sequence ATGAGCCAATTACTTATTGTTGGTACTGTTGCCTTTGATGCTATTGAAACACCTTTCGGTAAATCTGATAAAATCTTGGGCGGTGCAGCTACCTTTATAGGCCTTGCGGCTTCTCAATTTGATATTAATTCAGCAATAGTTTCTATAGTTGGGGGCGATTTCCCTAAGGAATATTTAAGTTTATTAGAAAGAAGAAATATAGATACTACCGGCATAGAAATCGTTGAGGACGGCAAAACGTTTTTTTGGCATGGACGATACCACAACGATATGAACAGCCGTGATACGTTGGTCACTGAATTAAATGTGTTGGCAGATTTTAACCCTATAGTCCCCGCATCACATAAAAACTCAGAAATTGTGGTATTGGGCAACCTTCATCCTCAGGTACAAATAAGTGTTTTAGAGCAAATGGAAACTAAACCCAAGATGGCCATTTTAGACACTATGAATTTTTGGATGGACAATACCCCTGAAGATTTAAACAGGGTTATTGGCATGGTTAATGCCATTACCATAAATGATGCTGAGGCAAGACAGCTTACAGGAGAATACTCCTTATTGGTTGCTGCGAGAAAGATACAACAGATGGGCCCTGAATATGTTGTTATTAAAAAAGGTGAGCATGGAGCATTATTATTTCATGAGGATGAAATTTTTTATGCCCCAGCATTACCGCTCGAAGAAGTATTTGATCCTACAGGTGCCGGAGATACATTTGCTGGCGGTTTTGCCGGGTATTTGGCCTGCACGAGAGATATAGAGTTTAATAATATTAAAAATGCGGTGATTTATGGATCTGCTTTGGCGTCCTTTAGTGTTGAAAAGTTTGGCACCCAAAGAATGCTCGACCTAAAGCCGCAAGAATTGAGGGAAAGGTTGGAACAATTTAAACAACTAACCCAATTTGAGATTGAATTAACATAA
- a CDS encoding ribonuclease H1 domain-containing protein gives MAKNNKFYVVWKGLEPGVYSSWEECKKQIDNFKGAQYKSFPSKKEAEEAFQKPFSNQFKKSKNSTIQHGPSPNLNSISVDAASSGNPGIMEYQGVDTGTKQLLFKQGPFPEGTNNIGEFLAIVHGLAFLKKKNSSRIIYTDSKTAMTWVRKKKCNTKLEVTSKNKELFDLIERAENWLTTNTFQTKIEKWETKIWGEIPADFGRK, from the coding sequence ATGGCTAAAAACAACAAATTCTATGTCGTATGGAAAGGATTAGAACCAGGCGTTTATTCAAGTTGGGAAGAATGCAAAAAACAGATTGATAATTTTAAGGGCGCCCAATACAAATCATTCCCTTCCAAAAAAGAAGCCGAAGAAGCCTTTCAAAAACCCTTTAGCAATCAATTTAAGAAAAGTAAAAACTCTACTATACAACATGGTCCTTCGCCAAACTTAAATTCAATTTCTGTTGATGCCGCATCTAGTGGAAATCCAGGAATAATGGAATACCAAGGAGTGGACACAGGAACAAAGCAACTTTTGTTTAAACAAGGCCCATTCCCCGAAGGAACCAATAATATTGGTGAATTTTTAGCCATTGTACATGGTTTAGCCTTTCTAAAGAAAAAAAATAGTTCTCGTATTATCTATACCGATTCAAAAACTGCAATGACTTGGGTTAGAAAAAAGAAATGCAACACGAAATTAGAAGTAACTTCAAAAAACAAGGAACTTTTCGACCTCATTGAGAGAGCAGAAAATTGGTTAACAACAAACACATTTCAAACCAAAATTGAAAAATGGGAGACCAAAATATGGGGAGAAATTCCGGCTGATTTTGGTCGAAAATAA